A genomic stretch from Hoplias malabaricus isolate fHopMal1 chromosome 4, fHopMal1.hap1, whole genome shotgun sequence includes:
- the lepb gene encoding leptin b, translating into MQVHSSLILLCTIMAAVMALTACYPAITTDMIRIMARTAVGRIKKIKVEQFQMSPEIDFGSDTDTPIEGLTSILTHLGYLQLRLRVPPAHHLAQLQLDIESLLNNLERMAISQSCTLPKLGSNLHKDETAFPITSNYLCLLELQWYLEKLCLNLDKLKSC; encoded by the exons ATGCAGGTGCATTCCTCCTTGATTCTTCTCTGTACCATAATGGCAGCTGTAATGGCTCTAACAGCTTGCTATCCCGCAATCACCACTGATATGATCCGGATCATGGCAAGAACTGCTGTGGGCAGAATTAAAAAGATCAAAGTTGAG CAATTTCAGATGTCTCCTGAGATAGACTTTGGCTCAGACACTGACACACCTATTGAGGGATTAACCTCCATTTTGACACATCTGGGCTACTTGCAGTTAAGGCTAAGGGTGCCCCCTGCTCATCACCTGGCACAGCTCCAGTTGGACATAGAATCTCTGCTAAATAACCTGGAGAGAATGGCAATTTCTCAGAGCTGCACATTGCCAAAGCTTGGGAGTAACCTGCACAAAGACGAGACCGCATTCCCAATCACCTCCAATTACCTGTGTCTGCTGGAGCTGCAATGGTACCTGGAGAAGCTTTGTCTGAACCTGGACAAGTTAAAATCTTGCTAA